From the genome of Acropora palmata chromosome 4, jaAcrPala1.3, whole genome shotgun sequence, one region includes:
- the LOC141879681 gene encoding PDZ domain-containing protein 8-like — MVIALILAFLIGVFSVLLLEGIFLYKWWTSKPEDDRKLYPKRTKVTNPKYIADYIMKDGATEEESCLSLNFLLAFLWREWRDSPKTKSFLLARMNSELTELIKSKAVSKVIEQITIDELSLGTSLPIIKGATVMKIDTKDPKEVPQELDIALDLEYSGGCHIAMQVDLVFNKSVYLAVKLVHLQGRARLQFRRHPLAHWSFAFYEEPEVEFQAESQFEGKNLPQLTSLITNHLRKSIQKKHTLPNYKVRYNPFFEQPSPQDETQEVYVHDSLVTVGALDVTVVGCTRLPELENWALQYCTLSVDMLPWGRLAKNRRAMWPTFEVTISRETNDISFGLTLKEVNDGEFGKTIVIQTIVTDSPACCAGIIAKDIFLAIDGHKTDSLKQAAKMIKNKNRFTATVQRPPTRLTQQLNQDVPDKELGKTVVDYKNVALDSNSESEDEFVNIVVPLFEHADREMAKSAVQEMLLTSTDLRQQAEKKLKLKQGEKVPLGTANTESGVKAKPTGTGDQVRRDQRAIGLTSADEKQDSPRVLRKTSDQVTQEMDKKVVFPCSTNDSPALGNDQVSPPSQTAVDGPDHVKTRLVPASVEPVWSETVKFDILKRDQYLNVCIWCKFQDKNEKDALLGYISIPLMDIAWQCLALSSKRHEQCYMLVSPHSDRVISNMPYLRNNPSLKDQPCCGDVTLIFRHTPSLADCDETILERADFLATSELKDESQLKDTLESLEPPKHQFSLTQFHFPTRCSYCNKKVWTKVAFQCRICAMICHKKCFQSCMRYTHCIHETKSTPRWFSKILPKPGKNKTKKKKRQQQDCSSAEESIAEGSSESELDRNIKKTEKCPDKEVKKQSGANDCDQTETSNEVESGSREQTAKASEVEWIMQADNITVASERVREAGRELFSNLPLDARKSKLDDMMNKLQVEIDEESETRTELYEKRSKVKDKKQKIAIESLLEKSEERGQALAMLMLQYCSGYQSCVEAEESDRYQL; from the exons TACATTGCAGACTATATCATGAAAGATGGTGCTACTGAAGAAGAATCATGCTTGAGCTTAAATTTCCTACTGGCTTTTTTATGGAGAGAATGGCGAGATTCccccaaaacaaaatcattccTTTTAGCAAGAATGAACTCAGAGTTGACAGAGCTCATAAAGAGCAAAGCTGTAAGCAAAGTGATTGAGCAAATAACCATTGATGAACTATCCCTGGGGACATCTTTGCCTATCATTAAAG GTGCAACAGTGATGAAGATAGACACAAAAGATCCTAAGGAGGTCCCCCAGGAGTTGGACATTGCTCTTGACCTAGAATACTCAGGGGGCTGCCACATTGCAATGCAAGTTGATCTTGTTTTCAACAAGTCTGTGTACTTGGCAGTCAAGTTGGTTCATCTCCAAGGTCGTGCAAGGCTTCAGTTTAGGAGACACCCTCTCGCCCATTGGTCTTTTGCATTCTATGAG gaaCCAGAAGTTGAATTTCAAGCAGAATCTCAGTTTGAAGGTAAAAACCTTCCACAGCTGACCTCCCTCATCACAAACCATCTTCGCAAATCCATTCAAAAGAAGCACACCCTTCCTAACTACAAAGTGAGGTATAATCCATTCTTTGAGCAGCCTTCACCTCAAGATGAAACCCAGGAGGTCTATGTCCATGACAGTCTGGTTACTGTTGGTGCACTGGATGTCACAGTGGTGGGATGCACTCGTCTCCCTGAATTGGAAAATTGGGCATTGCAGTATTGCACCCTTTCTGTGGACATGCTGCCTTGGGGTCGACTTGCAAAGAACAGAAGAGCCATGTGGCCTACATTTGAG GTTACAATAAGTCGAGAGACCAATGATATTTCATTTGGTCTGACACTTAAAGAGGTCAATGATGGTGAATTTGGTAAAACAATTGTAATTCAGACTATAGTCACCGACTCACCAGCTTGTTGTGCTGGGATCATTGCAAAAGACATATTTCTGGCCATAGATGGACACAAGACAGACTCACTGAAACAGGCCGCTAAGATGatcaagaacaaaaacag GTTCACCGCAACAGTTCAGCGACCTCCGACAAGACTAACCCAGCAACTGAACCAAGACGTTCCAGACAAAGAACTTGGGAAGACAGTGGTGGACTATAAAAATGTGGCACTGGATAGTAACAGTGAGTCGGAGGATGAATTTGTCAACATCGTGGTGCCATTGTTTGAACACGCAGACCGTGAAATGGCCAAATCTGCTGTGCAAGAAATGCTGTTAACGAGCACAGATCTAAGACAACAGGCTGAGAAGAAgctaaaattaaaacaag GTGAAAAGGTTCCTCTTGGTACTGCAAATACGGAATCTGGTGTTAAAGCAAAACCTACAGGGACTGGTGATCAAGTGAGGAG agATCAAAGGGCAATTGGTTTGACATCTGCTGACGAAAAGCAAGATTCACCTCGGGTTTTAAGAAAGACTTCTGACCAAGTGACTCAGGAAATGGACAAGAAAGTTGTGTTTCCTTGTAGCACGAATGATTCACCCGCCCTAGGAAACGATCAAGTTTCCCCGCCTTCTCAGACAGCAGTGGATGGGCCAGACCACGTGAAAACTAGGCTTGTACCTGCAAGCGTG gAACCAGTGTGGAGTGAAACTGTTAAGTTCGATATCCTCAAAAGGGATCAATATCTCAATGTGTGTATTTGGTGCAAGTTCCAAGACAAGAATGAGAAGGACGCACTATTGGGCTAT ATAAGCATACCCTTGATGGATATTGCTTGGCAGTGCCTGGCTTTGTCGTCAAAGAGACATGAGCAATGTTACATGTTGGTATCTCCTCACTCGGACAGAGTCATTTCAAA TATGCCATACCTTCGTAATAATCCTTCTCTCAAAGATCAGCCTTGTTGCGGTGATGTCACTCTGATATTTCGTCACACACCGTCATTGGCCGATTGTGACGAGACCATATTGGAGAGAGCGGACTTCCTTGCAACATCAGAACTCAAG GATGAAAGCCAGTTAAAAGACACTCTTGAAAG ccTGGAGCCTCCAAAACATCAGTTTAGTTTGACGCAGTTCCATTTTCCTACACGATGCAGCTACTGCAATAAAAAG GTTTGGACTAAAGTAGCCTTCCAGTGCAGAATCTGCGCTATGATTTGTCATAAGAAATGCTTTCAAAGCTGTATGAGATACACGCACTGTATCCA tgAAACAAAGTCAACGCCAAGATGGTTTTCAAAAATACTACCCAAGCCAGGAAAGAAcaagacgaagaagaaaaaacgacAGCAACAAGACTGTAGCAGTGCAGAGGAATCTATCGCAGAAGGCTCCAGTGAATCGGAGCTCGATCGTAACAtcaaaaaaacagaaaagtgTCCGGATAAAGAAGTAAAGAAACAGTCTGGTGCCAATGACTGTGACCAAACGGAGACCAGCAATGAGGTCGAG TCCGGAAGTAGAGAACAAACAGCGAAAGCAAGTGAAGTTGAGTGGATAATGCAAGCGGATAATATTACAGTGGCTTCAGAAAGAGTGAGAGAG GCTGGTAGGGAGCTGTTTTCTAATCTTCCGTTGGACGCTCGCAAAAGCAAACTGGACGACATG ATGAACAAATTACAAGTGGAAATTGATGAAGAGAGCGAAACGCGGACAGAGTTGTATGAGAAGCGAAGCAAAGTCAAGGATAAGAAGCAAAAAATAGCCATTGAATCGCTACTG GAGAAATCTGAGGAGAGGGGTCAAGCGTTGGCAATGTTGATGTTGCAGTACTGTTCTGGATATCAAAGCTGTGTTGAAGCCGAAGAATCGGACCGATATCAACTCTGA